One Pelorhabdus rhamnosifermentans genomic window carries:
- the cbiT gene encoding precorrin-6Y C5,15-methyltransferase (decarboxylating) subunit CbiT — protein MNHFPGIDDDQFIRGPIPMTKQEIRMVVLCKAKIASHDIVIDIGAGTGSLSIEAGLLAPEGKVYAIEREPEGIELIKQNASKFGIHNIEMINQSAPEALTDLPKANVIFVGGSGGKLASILTVCNGLLEVGGRLLITAVTAETLTNSLTVVQEQNYVVDCSQIQVSRLKKVGKSHMFQALNPIFIIACTKQA, from the coding sequence ATGAATCATTTTCCAGGAATTGATGATGACCAATTTATTCGCGGTCCGATTCCCATGACGAAACAGGAAATTCGGATGGTTGTGTTGTGTAAAGCTAAAATTGCCTCTCACGATATTGTCATTGATATTGGCGCAGGTACAGGCTCTCTTTCGATTGAAGCAGGATTGCTTGCACCTGAGGGGAAAGTATATGCCATTGAGCGAGAACCCGAAGGTATCGAGCTCATTAAGCAAAATGCCAGTAAATTTGGTATACATAATATTGAAATGATCAATCAGTCGGCGCCAGAGGCCCTTACTGATTTACCAAAGGCCAATGTCATTTTCGTGGGTGGCAGTGGCGGAAAGCTAGCGTCTATTTTGACGGTATGCAATGGGCTGCTAGAAGTAGGGGGTCGCTTGCTGATTACTGCCGTTACTGCTGAAACGCTAACAAATAGTCTTACAGTTGTTCAAGAACAAAACTATGTTGTTGATTGTTCGCAAATACAGGTCAGCCGTCTGAAAAAAGTGGGTAAAAGTCATATGTTTCAGGCCCTAAATCCCATATTTATTATTGCTTGTACGAAACAAGCCTGA
- the cobK gene encoding precorrin-6A reductase, translating into MIWVLAGTQDGREIASVLATERKETVLVTVVSEYGKRLAELPNVKVLVGSLDGAAMRDVIKQYQITLLVDASHPYARQVTETVRQVCVELATTYVRYERPPVPLPDYDKLVVVSSAEAAAKAASTLGKVVFLTTGSRTLAAFAQSPTLRNHRLIARVLPDAAVIGQCEALGFTPKDIVALQGPFSEELNCALFQQYEADVIVMKNSGVIGGSDSKLAAAMKLQLAVVVIERQMTSVKENSSVFSEIEPLVAYINQCKKN; encoded by the coding sequence GTGATTTGGGTATTGGCAGGTACACAAGACGGGCGGGAAATTGCGTCGGTTTTGGCAACTGAACGGAAAGAAACGGTACTTGTGACGGTTGTCAGTGAATATGGAAAAAGACTGGCAGAACTACCTAACGTCAAAGTACTTGTGGGTTCCTTAGATGGAGCTGCTATGCGGGATGTTATAAAGCAGTATCAGATTACGCTTCTTGTAGATGCCAGTCATCCCTATGCTCGTCAAGTGACAGAGACGGTCCGACAGGTTTGTGTGGAACTTGCGACTACTTATGTTCGTTATGAACGGCCGCCTGTTCCTCTGCCTGATTATGATAAACTTGTTGTTGTTTCTTCAGCGGAGGCTGCAGCAAAGGCTGCTTCGACTTTAGGCAAGGTAGTGTTTCTAACGACAGGAAGCCGCACACTGGCGGCTTTTGCTCAATCACCGACATTAAGAAATCATCGACTTATTGCCCGTGTGCTGCCTGATGCTGCTGTGATAGGCCAATGTGAAGCCTTGGGGTTTACACCCAAAGACATTGTGGCACTGCAAGGTCCCTTTAGTGAAGAGTTAAATTGTGCTTTATTTCAGCAGTATGAAGCTGATGTGATTGTTATGAAAAACAGCGGTGTGATTGGCGGCAGCGACAGTAAGCTGGCAGCTGCCATGAAGCTTCAATTGGCTGTTGTCGTTATTGAACGGCAAATGACGTCTGTTAAGGAAAATTCATCCGTTTTCTCGGAAATAGAACCTTTAGTTGCCTATATAAATCAGTGTAAGAAAAATTAG
- a CDS encoding cobyric acid synthase, whose protein sequence is MAKTIMLQGTSSHVGKSILTTALCRIFLQDGKKVVPFKAQNMALNSYVTKDGKEMGRAQVAQAEAAGLEPQVEMNPVLLKPTGNACSQVIVMGQSIGNLSAAEYHSGYSLKALGVVKDCLERLNHDYDVIVIEGAGSPAEVNLKANDIVNMRVAKMLQAPVLLVADIDRGGALASLVGTLELLDPDERALVKGLVINKFRGDIELLKPALTFLEEKTGKPIVGVVPYVTEMGIDDEDSVSLDDKQVDAVKELDIAVMRLPKISNFTDFEALAEEEDVSLRYIRQGEELGQPDLIILPGSKNTTEDMLYLMEHGYKDKIKHLAKSGVPVVGICGGYQMLGEMLYDPHHTESQLDSMEGLGLLPIHTTFEPNKVTHQVQAVAMKPGFLGITPGQEVLSGYEIHMGRTNFLTKVQSAFTLIKRSEQTVSLTDGVIRSDGQIMGTYLHGIFDNDTFRRQVLDALRVKKGLEPLGKIINRSKAKEAAYDRLAQIVRSSLDMTLIKKLMENKA, encoded by the coding sequence ATGGCAAAAACCATTATGTTGCAAGGGACAAGTTCTCATGTAGGAAAAAGTATTTTGACGACAGCCTTGTGCCGTATTTTTCTTCAGGACGGTAAAAAGGTTGTTCCCTTTAAGGCTCAAAATATGGCGCTCAATTCTTATGTAACGAAAGATGGCAAAGAAATGGGGCGGGCCCAAGTGGCTCAGGCTGAAGCAGCGGGTCTTGAGCCGCAGGTGGAGATGAATCCTGTACTATTAAAGCCTACAGGAAATGCTTGTTCGCAAGTTATTGTCATGGGGCAGTCTATAGGTAATCTGTCTGCAGCTGAATATCATTCAGGCTACAGTCTTAAAGCCTTAGGTGTTGTGAAAGATTGCTTGGAACGCTTAAATCATGACTATGATGTGATTGTTATTGAGGGAGCAGGCAGTCCTGCTGAAGTCAACTTAAAAGCCAATGATATTGTGAATATGCGTGTGGCGAAAATGCTTCAGGCTCCTGTACTTCTTGTTGCTGATATTGATCGTGGCGGTGCTCTGGCATCACTTGTAGGAACACTGGAATTACTCGATCCGGATGAACGTGCGCTTGTGAAGGGACTTGTGATTAATAAATTTCGTGGTGACATTGAGTTGCTTAAACCGGCGCTTACCTTTTTAGAAGAAAAGACAGGTAAACCGATTGTCGGTGTGGTACCTTATGTGACAGAAATGGGCATTGATGATGAAGATTCTGTCAGTTTAGATGACAAACAGGTTGATGCTGTTAAAGAACTGGATATTGCTGTTATGCGACTGCCTAAGATATCTAATTTTACCGATTTTGAGGCTTTGGCTGAAGAAGAGGATGTTTCACTTCGCTATATTCGCCAAGGTGAAGAACTGGGACAGCCTGATCTGATTATCTTGCCAGGCAGTAAAAATACGACAGAAGATATGCTTTATTTAATGGAACATGGTTATAAAGACAAAATTAAACATTTGGCAAAGTCAGGTGTTCCTGTCGTAGGTATTTGTGGTGGCTATCAGATGCTCGGGGAAATGCTTTATGATCCTCATCATACAGAATCACAGCTAGATAGTATGGAAGGTTTGGGACTTCTTCCCATTCACACGACATTTGAGCCTAATAAGGTTACCCATCAAGTCCAAGCAGTAGCGATGAAACCTGGTTTTTTAGGGATTACACCAGGCCAAGAAGTCTTGTCAGGCTATGAAATTCATATGGGTCGGACGAACTTTTTAACGAAAGTACAGTCTGCATTTACCCTTATCAAGCGTTCGGAACAGACGGTTTCGCTGACTGATGGAGTCATTCGCAGTGATGGACAGATTATGGGGACTTATTTGCATGGTATTTTTGATAATGATACCTTTCGTCGCCAAGTTCTTGACGCTTTAAGGGTAAAAAAAGGCCTGGAACCACTCGGGAAAATCATTAATCGTTCTAAGGCTAAGGAAGCGGCTTATGACCGTTTGGCTCAAATTGTGCGCAGCAGCCTTGATATGACACTGATTAAAAAACTCATGGAGAACAAGGCATGA
- the cbiE gene encoding precorrin-6y C5,15-methyltransferase (decarboxylating) subunit CbiE has product MEHKIIVVGIGPGSADYLLPIAKRKIEQAQVLIGSRRALNDYSQSGQIIRVIDKELDSLMVFIRNQLALFDVIVLVSGDPGYYSLLPALRQNFADCEFEVIPGISSFQLAFAKIGEPWQNATLLSMHGREVTDESLFYQQGRVVSFLTDSCHTPQVIAQKLIKQGWPNTVQAYLSEKLSYNQEKTVSLSLAEVTATAGFEHSVMVVKA; this is encoded by the coding sequence ATGGAACATAAAATCATTGTAGTAGGGATTGGACCGGGGTCAGCCGATTATTTGCTGCCCATTGCGAAACGTAAAATCGAGCAAGCCCAGGTGTTAATTGGCAGTCGGCGCGCTCTTAACGATTATAGTCAAAGCGGTCAGATTATTCGGGTCATTGACAAGGAACTCGATTCTTTAATGGTGTTTATTCGAAATCAACTGGCCTTGTTTGATGTGATTGTACTTGTTTCAGGTGATCCTGGCTATTACAGTTTATTACCTGCACTGCGCCAGAATTTTGCGGACTGTGAATTTGAAGTCATTCCAGGTATTAGTTCTTTTCAATTGGCTTTTGCCAAAATCGGTGAGCCTTGGCAGAATGCCACGCTGCTCAGTATGCATGGCAGAGAAGTAACGGATGAAAGCCTTTTTTATCAACAAGGACGTGTAGTGTCTTTTTTAACAGATAGTTGTCATACGCCTCAAGTGATTGCTCAAAAATTGATTAAACAGGGGTGGCCCAACACTGTTCAGGCCTATTTAAGTGAAAAATTGTCTTATAATCAGGAAAAAACAGTATCTCTTTCTTTGGCTGAAGTTACGGCAACAGCGGGATTTGAGCATTCTGTGATGGTGGTGAAGGCATGA
- the cobM gene encoding precorrin-4 C(11)-methyltransferase, translating into MSVYIVGAGPGDPELITVKGQNLLRQADVIIYAGSLVNPALLEVAKTGSAIYNSATMTLDEVIAVIEQADKEGKLVVRLHTGDPAIYGAIQEQLDCLKTKNIAVTIVPGVSSFLATAAALKQEYTLPGVSQTVIITRLEGRTPVPDKEKLAALAAHEATMCIFLSVHLLENVVAELIAGGYAPDTPVAIVQKASWPEQKILRGRLTTIAQIVAAEKIDRTAMIVVGKVLDSDYDLSCLYSPNFAHMYRDVKK; encoded by the coding sequence GTGTCAGTATATATTGTAGGAGCCGGTCCAGGTGATCCGGAACTCATCACAGTCAAAGGGCAGAATTTATTACGTCAGGCCGATGTGATTATTTATGCGGGGTCATTGGTCAATCCGGCTTTATTGGAAGTGGCGAAGACGGGATCTGCTATTTATAATAGCGCTACCATGACGCTTGATGAAGTCATTGCTGTCATAGAACAGGCAGACAAAGAGGGCAAGCTTGTTGTGCGTCTTCATACGGGTGATCCGGCTATTTATGGTGCCATTCAAGAGCAACTGGATTGCCTCAAGACGAAAAATATTGCCGTTACCATTGTTCCTGGTGTAAGTTCTTTTTTGGCAACTGCTGCCGCTTTAAAACAGGAATATACTTTGCCAGGCGTATCACAAACCGTCATTATTACACGTCTGGAAGGGCGCACGCCTGTGCCTGATAAGGAAAAGTTAGCTGCTCTTGCGGCACATGAGGCAACAATGTGCATATTTTTAAGTGTTCATTTACTTGAAAATGTTGTGGCAGAACTTATCGCAGGCGGTTATGCACCGGATACGCCTGTAGCCATTGTTCAAAAGGCTTCTTGGCCGGAACAGAAAATTTTACGGGGCCGTTTAACAACAATTGCTCAGATTGTTGCGGCTGAAAAAATTGATCGTACAGCCATGATTGTTGTCGGTAAGGTGCTAGATAGTGATTATGATTTATCCTGCTTGTATTCGCCCAATTTTGCTCATATGTACAGAGACGTAAAGAAATGA
- the cobU gene encoding bifunctional adenosylcobinamide kinase/adenosylcobinamide-phosphate guanylyltransferase codes for MIEKAKLILITGGARSGKSEFAERLAQTLAGQNLSAPYLAYIATAQILDDEMADRVKHHQARRSEIWLTKEAPYEAHLAIAEAAQEVDVILFDCLTLYLTNLLLAADESACDEEQLMHIFDQIDKLLAACREGNKTVILVTNEVGMGIVPENALARKYRDWAGWVNQKVAQAADEVYFVVSGIPVEIKSLGRKLN; via the coding sequence ATGATAGAGAAGGCGAAGTTAATTTTAATTACAGGCGGAGCGCGAAGTGGTAAAAGTGAATTTGCCGAACGTCTTGCCCAAACGCTTGCAGGACAAAATTTGTCTGCGCCTTATTTGGCATATATTGCAACGGCGCAGATTCTTGATGATGAAATGGCTGATCGCGTTAAGCATCATCAGGCGCGGCGCTCCGAGATCTGGCTGACGAAGGAAGCGCCTTATGAGGCGCATTTAGCTATTGCTGAGGCAGCTCAAGAGGTCGATGTGATTTTATTTGACTGTTTGACTCTTTATTTAACAAATCTTTTGTTGGCAGCAGATGAATCGGCCTGTGATGAGGAGCAGTTAATGCACATATTCGATCAAATTGATAAACTTCTTGCTGCCTGTCGTGAAGGCAATAAGACGGTGATCCTAGTCACAAACGAAGTAGGCATGGGGATTGTTCCAGAGAATGCCTTGGCTCGTAAATACCGCGATTGGGCGGGCTGGGTCAATCAAAAAGTGGCTCAAGCGGCAGATGAAGTATATTTTGTTGTGAGTGGGATTCCCGTTGAAATAAAAAGTTTGGGGCGAAAACTGAATTAA
- a CDS encoding cob(I)yrinic acid a,c-diamide adenosyltransferase: MEHSKLYVITGSGKGKTTAALGYALREVLHGNKVTVIQFLKGGGYTGELFSTAAFGGLFTIKQFGYGCFMADDIRSGRQKCTKCGVCFRENRKACHNFAPKALACAWQEVTNGANKVVILDEISHALRHELIDLAEIVKLVQSRPAGTDVVLTGRNMPEELIQLAQLATSCEAVKHPMASGIDARWGIEY; encoded by the coding sequence ATGGAACATTCAAAGCTTTATGTAATTACTGGCAGTGGGAAGGGCAAAACGACAGCTGCTTTAGGTTATGCCTTGCGGGAGGTACTTCATGGAAATAAAGTGACTGTTATCCAATTTTTAAAAGGCGGCGGTTATACAGGGGAACTTTTTTCGACGGCAGCTTTTGGCGGCTTATTTACAATCAAACAGTTTGGCTATGGCTGTTTCATGGCTGATGATATTCGGTCAGGTCGACAGAAATGTACCAAATGCGGGGTGTGTTTTCGCGAAAACCGGAAAGCTTGTCATAATTTCGCCCCTAAGGCGCTTGCGTGTGCCTGGCAAGAGGTGACAAACGGAGCCAATAAGGTCGTTATACTTGATGAAATTAGTCATGCCCTGCGTCATGAATTGATTGATCTTGCTGAGATTGTTAAACTCGTCCAGAGTCGTCCGGCTGGGACAGATGTGGTGCTCACAGGACGGAATATGCCAGAAGAACTTATTCAGCTGGCACAGCTTGCAACAAGCTGTGAAGCAGTCAAACATCCCATGGCAAGTGGTATTGATGCCAGATGGGGCATTGAATATTAG
- a CDS encoding precorrin-8X methylmutase: MDFIRNPQAIEKKSMELIAPYLEKFTLTPEAVKVYSRMIHASGDVDYANHIMIHEGAIAAASAALKAGCDIFCDVEMVRTGINKKKLASFGGQVHCLIADERIAAEAKKQDITRSMAAMRSFGHQLDGAIIAIGNAPTALFEVMRLVREEALKPAVIIGVPVGFVGAKESKDVLAAQSTVPFITVKGNKGGSPIAASAVNALLYML, from the coding sequence ATGGACTTTATTAGAAATCCTCAGGCCATTGAGAAAAAAAGTATGGAACTTATTGCGCCTTATCTTGAAAAATTCACATTAACTCCTGAGGCTGTGAAGGTTTATTCTCGTATGATTCATGCGTCAGGTGATGTGGATTATGCCAATCATATTATGATTCATGAAGGGGCCATTGCTGCGGCATCTGCCGCACTCAAAGCGGGTTGTGATATCTTTTGTGATGTGGAAATGGTTCGAACAGGTATAAATAAGAAGAAACTAGCATCCTTTGGCGGTCAGGTACATTGTCTCATTGCGGACGAACGCATTGCAGCGGAGGCTAAAAAGCAGGATATTACGCGTTCGATGGCTGCCATGCGTTCTTTTGGACATCAACTGGATGGGGCAATCATAGCTATTGGCAATGCGCCAACGGCTTTATTTGAAGTCATGAGACTTGTGAGAGAAGAAGCCTTGAAACCAGCTGTAATTATTGGCGTACCTGTAGGCTTTGTGGGTGCAAAAGAGTCCAAAGATGTTTTAGCAGCTCAGTCAACTGTGCCTTTTATTACAGTAAAAGGCAATAAAGGTGGCAGTCCTATTGCTGCTTCAGCTGTTAATGCACTGCTTTATATGTTGTAG
- the cobI gene encoding precorrin-2 C(20)-methyltransferase, which translates to MTGKFYGIGVGPGAADLLTVRAVNILKAVDVVCIPRSSAEKKSVALTVAQAYIETAEILEVSTPMTRDAAVLDASWNKGAEEIANLLRQGKNVAFITIGDSMLYSTYTYLMKKVQRLVPDVDIVSVPGITSYSASAAYLNLPLAEGAEKFVVIPALDDPSELNTILKIFPNVILMKVAGQFDQIVDVLEKLGKIDKTVYISRLGYAEQFVTYDLRALKNKKLDYLSLIIVKQGGF; encoded by the coding sequence ATGACAGGAAAATTTTATGGAATTGGCGTGGGGCCTGGAGCAGCTGATTTACTCACTGTTCGCGCAGTAAATATCCTTAAGGCAGTAGATGTAGTATGCATTCCTCGCTCAAGTGCCGAGAAGAAAAGTGTAGCTTTGACTGTGGCTCAGGCTTATATTGAAACAGCTGAAATTTTAGAAGTTTCAACACCTATGACTCGCGATGCAGCTGTCCTTGATGCAAGTTGGAACAAAGGGGCAGAGGAAATTGCCAATCTTTTGCGGCAGGGAAAGAATGTTGCTTTTATTACCATTGGTGACTCCATGCTGTATAGTACCTATACTTATCTTATGAAGAAAGTGCAGCGACTTGTGCCTGATGTAGATATTGTCAGTGTTCCTGGTATTACTTCTTATTCCGCAAGTGCCGCTTATCTTAACCTTCCCCTGGCAGAGGGGGCAGAAAAATTTGTGGTCATTCCAGCCTTAGATGATCCGAGTGAATTAAATACCATTTTGAAGATTTTCCCGAATGTGATTCTTATGAAAGTAGCGGGTCAATTTGACCAAATTGTTGATGTACTAGAAAAACTTGGGAAGATTGATAAGACAGTCTATATTAGTAGGCTTGGTTATGCAGAACAATTTGTAACCTATGATCTTCGTGCGTTAAAAAATAAAAAACTCGATTATTTATCATTAATTATCGTGAAACAGGGAGGTTTTTAA
- a CDS encoding cobalt-precorrin 5A hydrolase produces MRLAILSVTNKGALLADKLADKLDEDVTVYAKAGRTVNESHHTYESLSALVNDIFSVFDGLIFIMATGIVVRTIAPHIVSKQFDPAVVGIDDGGHHAISLLSGHLGGANDLTRRVATVLGADPVITTATDVAHKVAADVIAVKLNLAIEPFDQLKAVNAAIVNEERVIFCIDSDLCYVEYYIAQVRELGIELENIDRLKETATYDVAVVITDKDLYMVKPHLYLRPYTLAVGIGCRRDTPSTMIFEALSLACKKIGRSMKSIAVMASAEIKKDEIGLLAAGQQLVVPVYYYENEELRQCICKHQLAESDFVKKQIGVGNVCEAAALLAGKSYKLLLPKTKYPQVTIAIAEANFLSLE; encoded by the coding sequence ATGAGACTGGCCATTCTTTCGGTTACAAATAAAGGGGCCCTTTTGGCTGACAAGTTGGCTGACAAGTTAGACGAAGATGTCACTGTCTATGCGAAAGCAGGGCGTACAGTCAATGAATCACATCATACCTATGAGTCTCTCAGTGCTTTAGTAAACGATATTTTTTCTGTTTTTGACGGGCTGATCTTTATTATGGCTACAGGCATTGTCGTTCGAACGATTGCCCCACATATTGTGAGCAAGCAATTTGATCCGGCTGTTGTAGGTATCGATGATGGGGGTCATCATGCCATTAGTTTGTTATCCGGCCATTTAGGTGGCGCCAATGATTTGACACGGCGCGTGGCAACGGTTTTAGGGGCTGATCCTGTTATTACGACAGCAACGGATGTAGCGCACAAAGTGGCGGCTGATGTGATTGCTGTAAAACTTAATTTAGCTATTGAACCTTTTGACCAATTGAAGGCCGTCAATGCAGCCATTGTGAATGAAGAACGTGTGATTTTTTGTATTGATTCTGATTTATGTTATGTTGAATATTACATTGCTCAGGTCCGTGAGCTGGGGATTGAGCTTGAAAACATAGACAGGCTAAAAGAAACAGCTACTTATGACGTTGCTGTTGTGATTACCGATAAAGATCTTTACATGGTCAAGCCGCATTTGTATCTGCGTCCTTATACACTGGCCGTCGGCATTGGTTGCCGGCGCGATACACCGAGTACAATGATTTTTGAGGCGCTGAGTCTGGCTTGTAAAAAAATTGGTCGCAGTATGAAAAGCATTGCTGTCATGGCAAGCGCTGAAATAAAGAAAGATGAAATTGGTTTGCTTGCAGCAGGACAACAGCTTGTTGTACCTGTTTACTATTATGAGAATGAAGAGCTTCGACAGTGTATTTGTAAGCATCAACTAGCAGAATCTGATTTTGTAAAAAAACAAATAGGAGTGGGAAATGTATGCGAAGCAGCAGCACTACTGGCAGGGAAGAGTTACAAGCTTCTGTTGCCGAAAACGAAATATCCCCAAGTAACCATTGCCATAGCAGAGGCAAACTTTTTGTCGTTGGAATAG
- the cobJ gene encoding precorrin-3B C(17)-methyltransferase: MRSSSTTGREELQASVAENEISPSNHCHSRGKLFVVGIGPGSFDDLTPRAKNAIMNAQVVVGYKTYLKLITELIGDKEAFGTGMMQEVDRCQAAVDLAAGGKMVAVVSSGDPGIYGMAGLVLELAMKLDDSCRPEVEVIAGISAVGASAAVLGAPLMHDFAVISLSDLLTPWPLIEKRAEMAAQGDFVIALYNPRSTKRVQQIEIVREILLKYRPASTPVGIVRQASRNGQKTAISDLEHFTQQEIDMFSMVIIGNSQTYVEAGRMITPRGYKL, translated from the coding sequence ATGCGAAGCAGCAGCACTACTGGCAGGGAAGAGTTACAAGCTTCTGTTGCCGAAAACGAAATATCCCCAAGTAACCATTGCCATAGCAGAGGCAAACTTTTTGTCGTTGGAATAGGTCCGGGCAGTTTTGATGATTTAACACCTAGGGCAAAAAATGCGATTATGAATGCTCAAGTCGTTGTGGGCTATAAAACTTATTTAAAGTTAATTACGGAGCTTATTGGGGACAAGGAAGCATTTGGCACGGGTATGATGCAGGAAGTGGATCGCTGTCAGGCAGCCGTTGATTTGGCAGCAGGCGGCAAAATGGTTGCTGTTGTGTCAAGCGGAGATCCGGGAATTTATGGTATGGCCGGATTGGTATTGGAATTGGCGATGAAACTGGATGACTCTTGTCGTCCTGAAGTGGAAGTTATTGCCGGAATTAGTGCAGTAGGGGCATCGGCAGCTGTGCTTGGCGCTCCTTTAATGCATGATTTTGCCGTGATTAGTTTAAGTGATTTGCTTACTCCCTGGCCACTGATTGAAAAACGGGCGGAAATGGCAGCTCAAGGAGACTTTGTCATTGCTTTGTACAACCCGCGCAGTACCAAGCGGGTGCAGCAAATCGAAATTGTTCGCGAAATTTTACTGAAGTATCGTCCGGCATCAACGCCTGTTGGCATTGTGCGGCAAGCCAGCCGCAATGGACAGAAGACGGCGATTTCTGATTTAGAACATTTTACACAGCAAGAAATCGATATGTTTTCTATGGTCATTATTGGGAATAGTCAAACCTATGTCGAAGCGGGACGCATGATTACACCGCGCGGGTACAAACTGTGA
- a CDS encoding cobyrinate a,c-diamide synthase, whose amino-acid sequence MNKVTIPRIVIAGTQSGVGKTTIVTGLLAALKQQGLKVQSYKVGPDYIDPGYHALASGQAAHNLDTWLIPPEKIQSVFIQTARGNDIALIEGVMGLYDGGKNGISSTAAIAKLLDAPVILVIDAKSMGESAAALVLGFKQYDPELKLAGVIVNRLGSDSHGMIVEEALNRIGVPVLGKIRRSDELVTPERHLGLTPTSETDSIAIVEKMGFHMRRQIELPKISAIARSAAPLWYETPNKNIDKARTRIGIAFDEAFSFYYPASLAVLERLGAELVYFSPLRDRSLPLVDGLFFGGGFPEMFVRELAENQTMLQQISDAGRQGMPIVAECGGFMYLTREMVDFSGQSFPLVGLIPGVCAMERKLQTVGYVEATAKSDNVVCARGQTLRGHEFHFSTFIPDAAYDKYWAFQFKKMRTGKCYNGGFVCGNTVASYLHMHFLGCPTAAQRFVDRCATFCVSRGV is encoded by the coding sequence ATGAATAAGGTTACCATACCACGCATTGTTATTGCAGGAACGCAAAGCGGCGTTGGCAAAACGACTATTGTGACAGGTCTGCTAGCTGCTTTAAAACAGCAAGGCCTTAAAGTGCAGTCGTATAAAGTGGGGCCCGATTATATTGATCCGGGCTATCATGCCCTGGCAAGTGGTCAGGCTGCTCATAATTTGGATACTTGGCTGATTCCGCCGGAGAAAATTCAGTCTGTATTTATTCAAACGGCTAGAGGGAACGATATCGCTCTGATTGAAGGTGTCATGGGGCTTTATGATGGCGGAAAAAACGGCATAAGCAGTACGGCGGCCATTGCGAAATTGCTTGATGCGCCTGTTATTCTGGTTATTGATGCCAAATCCATGGGTGAGAGTGCAGCAGCTCTTGTATTAGGTTTTAAACAGTATGATCCGGAACTGAAACTGGCAGGTGTGATTGTCAATCGCTTAGGTTCTGATTCGCACGGAATGATTGTGGAAGAAGCGCTCAATAGAATCGGTGTGCCTGTCTTAGGCAAGATTCGCCGGAGTGATGAACTGGTAACACCTGAACGGCATTTGGGGCTTACGCCTACTAGTGAAACAGACAGCATAGCGATTGTTGAAAAAATGGGCTTTCATATGAGAAGGCAGATTGAACTGCCGAAAATTTCGGCTATTGCCCGTTCGGCTGCACCACTTTGGTATGAGACTCCCAATAAAAATATCGACAAGGCGCGTACACGTATTGGCATAGCATTTGATGAGGCCTTTTCTTTTTATTACCCCGCAAGTTTGGCTGTATTGGAACGGTTGGGAGCGGAACTGGTCTATTTTAGCCCACTTCGTGATCGTTCGCTGCCTTTAGTAGATGGGCTGTTCTTTGGCGGCGGTTTTCCAGAAATGTTTGTACGTGAGCTAGCGGAAAATCAGACTATGCTTCAGCAAATCAGTGATGCAGGTCGGCAGGGCATGCCGATTGTGGCTGAATGCGGTGGTTTCATGTACCTCACGCGAGAGATGGTTGATTTTTCTGGGCAGTCCTTCCCGCTCGTGGGATTAATTCCTGGTGTATGTGCAATGGAACGGAAGCTCCAGACTGTGGGCTATGTGGAAGCCACAGCAAAGAGTGATAATGTTGTGTGTGCGAGAGGACAGACGCTCAGGGGACATGAATTTCATTTTTCAACTTTTATTCCAGATGCTGCTTATGATAAATACTGGGCCTTTCAATTTAAAAAGATGCGTACAGGTAAGTGTTATAACGGAGGTTTTGTCTGTGGCAATACTGTCGCGTCTTATTTGCATATGCATTTTTTAGGTTGTCCAACAGCGGCGCAGCGATTTGTTGATCGTTGTGCTACCTTTTGCGTAAGTAGAGGAGTATGA